One Xiphophorus maculatus strain JP 163 A chromosome 15, X_maculatus-5.0-male, whole genome shotgun sequence genomic window, ACAGGTGAGAAAGTTTCCAGGTGAGGAGATGAAAGTGCAAGTGAAGCTACAGGTTGTCCAGGCAAGGTGCATGCTGGGAAACCGACTCTTTATGTCCACAGAATCCAGTTAATCTGTGGAGGTTTCAGTTCAGAAACgatcaaattaaagaaatatgaGCAGATGCTAATGGCTAGCTAGCCGGACGCTAATCGTCTCgtattttaaaatgcagaggACTTCTGTGGACATATGAGGGACGGGGTGGGGGACGTCCAACATGGAGGGTTCAGTACCTGCTTCCTTTTAAAAGATGAACTCTTAgactgcagacagacagacaggcgaGGGATGGACACATCAGGAAATGAATCTGATAACAATCATCAGCAGCTCTGACACAAACCAACCCACAGGAgaggaaatggaggaaaaacagaagaagaagaaactaaaacCCCTGAGGTCTGACTCTGCAGACCTGATGTCAACCTGGAGATAACAGAATCTGAcataaatgtaatctttatgaaTCATTTATAATGCTTGTTTAGGATCAGCCGCTTCAGCTGCCACCAACATGCTCAGCAGTTGGTGTGCTGACCATCGGATATTTTGAACTGAACTGCAGCTAATTTCACCTGGCTTTCCTCTTGTGACGTCAGAACACCTGGACAGGTGAGTTTGGTGAGTCAAGTCTCTAATTTTTACTGATTCTTCACGTGGATAACTTACGGCTGCAGCGGCGCCGGCGTCCCGGCTGAAGGAGACTTTGGGCGGCGGCCGCAGGTGAAGATGTGGAGGGAAGGGAGCCACGAACGGGCGTGGCAGCTGGTAGAGGTGGTGGGAGAAATATGGCTGAACGGGGGTGAAAACCAAAATAAGGGTCATGGATGGCGGCgttcaacagaaaataaacccTGAATCTCTCAGAGATTCACTGCAAAACatggaaattaaatcaaaatgatgaaaagaaatgaatgaaaccaAAGAAGGAGGTCACATGACATCACAGGCAGGTGGGCGGGGTCCGGACGTACCCTGTTGTAGAAGGGGTGCTGCGGGCCGGCCATGCCGCTGTAGTAGCTGCTGTGCGGCTGCGGGGAGATGACGCCCCCTACTGGCGGGTTGAACGGCCCGCTGAAGGAGGCAGAGGGCGAGCAGGCGGACGACACCTGGCTGTAGACGGAGGTGGGGCGGGGCTGGGCCTCCTGCAGAGGCATGGCGGGGTACGTGACCCCGCCCAGGTTCATCTGCTCCCGCGCCGCACGCACATCTGGAACGAGACGGAAATCATATGGGATGaaacatcaaacagaaacagaactggATCCAAACTAAGAGAAGACGAAcaaaatgaggagaaaacaTCTGGAGAAACAAAAACTAGAATATCTGGATCAAACTGGAACATCTGATCCAAACTGGAGCGTCTGGCCCAGGCCTGGTTCTGGAGCTCTGACCTGCGATGATCTCCCTCAGCTTGGGGTCCAGGTTGACGGTGCAGGGCAGGAAGGTGCGGACATCTCTGGCGGTCAGGACCGGTGTCCGTGACGACAGGAAGACCTCGAAGCTGCGGATGTCGCCGTCGATCTCCAGCAGCGGCTCCACGTCCTTGGTGGTGGGGATGTTCTTGGACACCCTGAGGAGCGGAGGACAGCAGCGGTTCAGACGGCAGGTCGGACTGGCGGCAGCAGCGGGAGGTGAATGTGCCCTCTGACCTTTCATAGATGCTCTTGAGCGCGGCCTGGTCGGGGACGCCGTCGGTCTCCTCCAGGTACAGGATGAGCCAGGACGTCCTGTAGGGCCACTGCTCCGTCAGGTTGATCCAGGACGCCAGCCGGTCCCAGTTGAAGTTGATCTGATTGGCTCTCAGGAGGCGACCTGGACAGAAAGAGGCGGAGTCAGACATGAAATGATGACCGTATGATAATCTGAGGTCAAAATATTATGGTTTGGTGAAGGGCTGGagaatatggctgaaaaacgtatcatAATATCAGCATTTATATCagtcgatattgataattattgattagctTTTAGTTTTAGCTAAAAATTGAGTTTTGGCTGAAAATTGAGCCAAACTGGTGACgtgtcatttcctgttttatccaccgTTCTCAACTCGttattttaagcagttatgaggcatagtggcaaaacctgaaactgctgctgtgcaagttatTCAACTggctgttgctaggcaacaacAAAGTGAGTGAGTTGATTCCACAAACCGAGTTTAGCGGTTGTAAGAGGCTCCTTTGACtgcatctcccagaatgctgtgtggttcaGAATCAGTTCAGTGAAATGATTGAACATTCTATTTATTATCTATTATCTATTGGTACTGATCACATGTTATTGATTTACTGCTCAGCCCTAGTTTTGCTGTATTATGATTGCAGCTCTAAATTctgttattttgaatttctttagcatttttgcaagTTTCGTAAGCGATTTGCTGCTCATTTGTGGGCTGATCTTCActctttgacctttgacctgttgCTGTCACATCCACCAGTGTTCTGAAAGGACATTCGTGAATTTAATTGGAATTTCAAATTAGCCTTTAACTTTAATCTCTGTAGTTATAGTCAGTTTTAATCATAAATATGAATGCTTGCTTACAAAGTACGTATTTGGGACTCAGTATTTTTAGCTTTCACTCAAAATTAGTTAAATTCACAAATCCAGCGACTCCAAAACACTGCAGAAAAGATGTTATTTGTTTCACTATTGCTAAATGCTAAAGGCAGCTCGTTTATTTGAAGGCAGCATAAACTTAACCGCTAACTGGCTCATGCCTGGTGTCCAGGTGTGAGCGATCGCCGAGGAGGAGAGCGGGGCTTACCTGTGACGGAGACAATGTTGAGCAGCCGCCTCATGGTCTGCGGGCTGATGTCGTTGAACCAGTCCTCTGTCACCATCAGCTTCGTCAGGTCGAACGACATCTGGCGCGTCACCGAGCGCTGCACCTGGCGCCGCCGGTACGTGTCCTGCACCGACGCAACAAAAGTCACATGACCTCAAGCAGCTGGAGGACCAGTCAAAGTCCCAGTTACCTGCCAGTCTGACTCACCCGGCGGTTCAGCGTCGTCTTGCTGCCGAATTTTGTTAACTCTCCCAGACTATGCTGAGACAACTTCCTGTCCAGCTCTTCGTGCCAACccactgaaaacacacacacatgcacacactatTAAGATGTTTTAAGACCTTTATGAATGGTATTTAAGATTTATACAACCACAGAAATGTGCTAACTTTGTCCAGCCGACTGGTGATAATAGATGCAAAAAAGTTATCTTGCTAGCAAGCAAGTTAGCAAGgatatattagcagctagtcaGCAGTAGCTTCAACAGCCTCGAGTTGCTCAAACTTAAAAGTTTGAGACTCAAAATGTTGAATCTCCCTATATTACTACAGAAATATACAAACTTTGTCCAGCAAACTAGAGATAAATCTGCACTTACCCATGATCGACACAAAAAAACTAGTTTGCCAGGTAGCTAGCAAGCTAGCAAGGGCATATTAGCAGGTAATTAGCAGTAGCTTCCACTGTCTTCTGTCACTCAAACTTAAAAGTCTGAGAGAGACTCAAACTTTCTAGTGTCTCTTAAAAATTTGAGACTCAGACTTTTGCCAAAAGTCCcgcaataaaaaaatacatagaataTATGATATTAAATTGACCTgccatgacaaaatttaagacctgtgattaacatattcaattcaattcagaaagACTTTATtgatgcaaaattaaaaattaaaattaaatgttggtataacattaatttaagatatttttagaagccaacttactttttaaaaggaaTTTAAGACACTTTAAGGCCTTAATTGTACatacatgaaattaaaaaaatgtgtggatACCCTGCTTGCTTCCTTCTCATCGTCATGGTTACCTTCAGAGTTGGCAGCGTCGCCGTTGGCGGGCGCGGCGGCACACATCTTCCTGGCGCTGGACAGCCCCCTGCTGTTGAGGAAGACGGGCAGGTGGACGATGTTCCTCATGTAGTCGTGTCCGTTGATGTTGGAGTCTCTGAGGACGctgttcaggttctggttgATGGCTTTGATGATGATGTGGGGGTCGCTGGCGAAGATGGAGATGAACGGacctttggaaaataaaacccGGACCTGCAGGAGGCGGAGAAGAAAGCCGTGTTTCTCAGTGGTGTCTAAATTTAACtaggagttcctcagggctgcGTATTCAGGTCCATGTAGTTCACTCAGTGTCTTCTCACCGTGTCGAGCATCTGCAGGACTTTATCCTGCTCACAGGAGTCCAGACCATCGATGACGACCACCAGCCGGGTCTGGTGCTGCGTGAAGCTGTCGATGGTCTTCGCCATCTTCGCCATCAGCTCCACCTCGTTCTTCAACACCTGAGGAGAAAACCAGCGAAGTCTGTAGCATTAAAACACTCCTTCAGGCATGATGGAGATCCTGCTAATAAGTGCCTGTGAaaataagaatgaaataaattaactgaaaaataaataaattaataaagtggaaaaaaaagaaattaaatataaaaaatgaagttaCTGCCAGCATAtaaaaaatacctaaaaatataataaaaacaacaaaaacgaaGTAGCTGTCAGTAAAactaataacataaaaacattaaaatgaaaaataatgaagaactgctaaaaaataaatacaaattaaacacaaaaataaattcataaaaaagaaGCTCCTGCcaggagaaataaaatgataaaaaaaaagcaaaagtcatagaattaaaaaggtaaaaaataaattaaaaataaaatttataaataaatgagcaaaataagaataaacaaaaaagctaaaattaaatagtaataaaaagataagaaaaccaaaaaagatcatgtcaggaaaaataaataaaaatgcaataaaaaaagttgtGGGCAGACTAAAAGCTGGAATCCCGTCTGACCTTCATGAAGCCTTCGCTCTTCAGTTTGTGCATCCTGTTGGCGGCGCCGTGGAGCCTCTTCCTCTGCGAGTTCAGCACCGAGTCGGTGACCTGCCACCACGTCTTGCAGTTGAGCAGCAGGGCGAGGCCGACCACGCTGCCGATGGCGATCAGCACGGCGTTCACTGTCTGGTTCTCACCGTCCACCTTAAAGACGGCCAGCAGCGCCATGCCGGTGATCAGGCAGGCCAGGACGAAGACAAAGAGGATGAAGGACGGCACGCAGCACGTCTTCTTCCACTTCTTTTTACCTGCAGGAGGGCAGAGAGGAAGAGCTCCACTGTAAAAATATCcacatgatgtaaaactaatATTACAGGTAAATATAGAAATGTTGATATAAAACTGATCAAAGATCCTTGAAAAGGATTTGAAGCATCTTTACTGCCCCCTTCTGGCTGGTTGGAATATTGACAGAatataaagcaataaaataatattttaattcatttaaaggacattttaaaattaatttttcaattCTAGCTTCACCTTTGTTATATACTTAAAGTTTATTGTCTTAATTTGTTAGAATAGAATACAACATGGTGTATGTTTTGAATAAAAGAGTTTCTATCTCAATAGAATCTATAATGGTATCGGTATCAATAAATTCTTATCAGTTTCCATCCCTAATCGTCCAGAGCGTCTCACCTTGCGTCTCCTCCGTCTTAAACACCCTGAAGAGTCGTGTTGCTAGGAAACCAAACTCTCTCTCGCAGGCGTCCGACAGCGTTGCGATCATCTCCGCCATGGACGTCTCTCCTCCCACGCTGGACAGACGGTTGTAGTCCGTGAACAGGAACCTGCagaggaggtcagaggtcagagtaTCATGAGCGCTCAGCTCTCCTGTGTTTCCACGGCGATAAATATAACTTCCATCTTGTTGCCGTCTGTTTCTGGTCggtttttttccaaagttgtcAGAAGAGTAgagagatatactgtatataatatgGATAAGTATCGGTTATTGGCCAAAacagtaatattaatattggatacTTATATCGGCCCAAATTTTCAGATGTTGTTGAGCTAAAATCCTGATCCAGGTTCAGATAACTGACGGTTTTACACCTGCCTTTTTAAAGAGCTTTTCCTTTGTGCTCTTTGCcatgctgcttcctgtttgctctGCTTTAATGCCGGCCAAGCATCACTGCGGTTAGCTGTTAGGCTGCAGATCTCCATCGTTTCTACCATATTTATGATGCATTCCCACCAGGCTGTGAGCGACGTGCGTTACCTGACAGGCAGGGCTCTGGTGCTCTGCTCTGGCAGCTCTGGCGGGTTGACGAACATCAGcctcagcagcagctccaggtaGCCGATGTGTCGGGCCAGGCGCGTGCTCAGCAGCCACGCCCACGTCCAGTTGTCGCCTTCGCGCCGCCCGCCGAAGTACACCACCACTGTGGAGCAAACAGACGGCTCCATCAGCAGTTCCTctacaggaggaggaagagaataAACCCTGACGCACCGAAGAAAAGGTAGAGCAGCGCCAGCAGGCTGAGGGAGACGGCCATGGCGAGCTTGGGGTCGATGGTGAAGCCGAGGACGACGGCGATGGAGCCGCAGAACAGCAGAGACAGGAAGACGACGAGCCAGGAGAACTGGAAGAGCGGCTCGATCTGCTGACCGGCAAACGTCTTCATCTcatctgaggaggaggagaaggaggaagaagagcgGCGTTAACTCGTAGGTATGAAGTCAGGGTTCAAACACACTTCACAGAAAAATTCAAgaacttttcaagcatttcaaggtcatttttcaaactttttcagctCCATACTTTGAAAGACGACAGTTTCAATTCACCGTTTTACCACATGATTTATTACTGTTATCAATAACAGTAGAATTTTACATTCCAGAACAGGGAcaagaaaagctaaaatataacaaaacattatGTTTCGAAACCTCTCTACGACTGTTCTGAGAAAGATTTTAATCAAACGTTATAGTTTATTAAACAAattgtgcagtttgaatatcaagcactttcaaggattttatacagaaataaaCCTTGAAGATAACACATTTCTTATCATAAGAATTGTAATTTGtctcaataaatgtaatttaattatgttaactgaaaaacaaaatctacattattttctcaacattttgCTCCACgagagtatcaataaatatcagtaaatttgaaaCAAGTGTGATTAACTGCAGTTACTGTTTGCAGTTTGGTGATATAAATCAGActtctttaaataagaaacttaaATGGTAACGTCTCTCAAGagctttatttgtgtttgtagtgACATGAATGCTGACGTTACAACCATAAAGTTAccaaaaaatttagtttttaccataatttttatcattatcacagtACTATAACAgaatattgtaataaaatgctgtattttgtgtgtgtgtgtgtgtgtgtgtgtgtgtgtgtgtgtgtgctgaccctccagtttcttgagcaGGAAGGACTTGCCGGAGCCCCACTGGGCGTACAGACCCACGCAGATGGGCGGCTGCATGGTGGGTTCGCTCAGGATGTCGGCCAGAGCCGAGCTGTATAGGTCGTAGCCCAGCATGTCACCGTCTGTCTCCGTGGGTGACAGGTGACCTGTGGGAGGGCGGGGCACATGAGAGGTCAGGTTACTGTTAGGAACGGGTCACATGATCGTCAGGGAAGAGGAAGACGTACGAGCGCCGAAGATCTGGGTGAGGATGCTCTTCTGGTGGCTGCAGTCGATGTTGTATGGCGTCTCTCCGGCCTTGTTGGGCCGGTACAGCAGGCGGCCATCTTTGGGGTTGCGGAGCAGCAGCTCGGCGAGGCGACGGCTCCGGCCGCGGATGGCGACATGGAGCGGAGTGTCTCCTTTCTGAGCAAACGGACAGAAGCAATGAGGAAGTCAGGTTACCGTTAGGAACGGTGGGATGTGTCTGTACCTGCGTTTCCATGACAAATGAGCGCAAATCTTTGTCtgctagtttaaaaaaaagtaacaatttcataattgtggtgtttctatttaataacacattaaattaaaaatgcatgaataaggttgttcacatgataaatcataaaaaatcaTGGCAGAGACGGATATACACAGCTAAAtaagatatattcataattcagtcatcatccatcagccaatcagaggagacatcGGAGTCTTCTTCAGGTGTTGGAgcgacaagccccgcctacttgaGAGCGGCTCCGTGTGCAGCGTTTTGGGGTCATTTTAGTCGTCCATTTTACATGAGAGCTGAGAATTCAACACAGAATGACACAACCGTTTATGAACCACAAAGaagaccacttcctgttgtcttctttgtggttttcggcagtagtaacatctggatGTTGATCACGATTCGTTTGATatgaaaaaggtttttccattacagttttgtgaaatacatctatttcgATACGTCTGAAAGTTGCCTCACGCCAGTTTTTCTCcgagagtttttgttttttaaattgccgTGTTTTCATTAAGCTAATTTACTTCATAGTTTCAGTTTGTGTAATTCTGCTGTTtatggaaacgcagcttgtgTTTGGAGGTTTCTGTGACTCTGAGTCTCCCACCTTGTCCACAGCCGACACTTTGGCTCCTttgtccagcagcagctccacgATGTCGATGTTCCTCATCTTAGTGGCTTTGATCAGCGGCGTTTCTCCGTCCTGAcaggaaaacacacactcaTCATTGATGTGATCAGCCCGGTGTGTGAACGCTCTCTGGGATCCAGTGGATTCACCTTGGTGCACGTCTCGGTGTCGGGGTTGCACTGCAGGATGTCCCGGACCATAGTGGCGTTTCCCTTCTCCACGGCCCAGTACAGAGCCGTCTTGTTCTCCTGGAGACGCAAAAGGTCCGACAAAAACATGAGGGAGGAAATCTGCTAACAACAAACAagctaaaacacacaaaggacGTTAGCTAGTTCATAATTCACCAACATCCTGGAACCAGAATGTcagtttatgtgttttttctcacttaatcacttttattttccaacataTTGATGGGCTGCAGGATCAAAAAGCTGTCAAAAGTTTTTAGGAAAATTCcaccaaagtgggcggagccagaaACACGGAGGGGCGTGGCCAGGTCAACTGTTCAGACAAGCGACTCGCAACAAAAATACGATCTTAAAATCCGCCGACTTTTTACAAAAGAAGACAGTAGCAACAAATGTAGTGACTTCTTTCAAAAATGCAAATAGTGAAAGAGCTACAGACTTTCTTGGAAAAAAGATACTAGCAATGAATCTAGCAActtatttttcctcaaaatagTGACTGGCGAGTCCTTAAAGTTTCATGTTTATGATCTGAGTAACCAGACCTTTACTTTGCACCCAGGAAACAGCCTAACAGAGTAACCGTCTCACGTTTTCTGCCCAGGAAATTGAACAAAAAGTCTCTGAAATTAAAACGTTCTTGTATACCACCAGCAGGGGTCTTCATCTccgtttttggtttgttttccaaGAACAGACCCACCAAatatcagagaaactgatctcTGTGGTCCATTAACTCTTAGATTCTTAACATGGACACAATGTAAACGTTTCTACAAGAACTTGAATCCATTTTTAAGGGTTTTGAGTTAGAGAGCAAAACACACAGGTTGAGGAGAAAGTTGTCAGTTacacaaaaactaataaaatactttaaagtttcCAGCTGTAACAGTGACAGTGATGCTCCAGTActttttgacctttgacctgccgGTCGGATCTCACCTGTCCCCTGATGTCGATGTCGGCGTATTTGTGCAGCAGCGCTCTGACGATCTCCACATGGCCGCCCCTCACCGCTCCGATCAGAACCGTGTCCCCACTCTGCGAACACACACCGTGTCGTTAGCTTCCCAGTGGAGCAGAAccggaaccggaaccagaaccggtcgGGTCCTAACAGACGGCGCCTCACCCGGTCGGGGATGTTGACGTACGTCCCGGCATCCAGCAGGTCCTGGACGATCTCGGTGTGGCCCTCCTTGGCGGCGATCATCAGCGCCGTGTTGCCGTCCTTGTCGGTCATGTTGACGTTGGGGTTCCTCTTCAGCAGCTCCTTCACCACCTCCGTGTAGCCGCCCTTCACCGCCACAATCAGCGCCGTCATGGAGTTCTGAGGAGACCAAAGTCTGTTGTTTCAATCACAGCGACGCTTCAGCTGCAGAAATGTCTGCGCTAAATGAGACCAGGATCCAAATTTCTGAACAGTTTCACCTCAAATGTGACGTGTAAAAATAGActtatcaattattctgatgattattcGACTATTCTAATAATTAATGAGATAAAAAATATTGccactttctgcagatttttcatttaaccagtTAAGCTTATAATCAatgttaaaatacataaaaatgcaaataaacaaatagtttaatttactttttaaataacaaactaaacatttaattgcctaaaatgcattaacagcattcctttagtgaacactgGATCATTTGCAGCACAGGATGCATctacatgtgaaaagctcagacctttttgcttgacttaacatcaacaCATTGTTGTGCTGATCTGatgattatatttatttaaatgacagaaaaagatgCTCATGGGATTATTTTACAGAATCTGAACGAGCTGAAGCTAAAACTCTTGAGAAGTTCTTGGTAgaacaaatttacaaataagatttttcttcttgaaaGCAAAATGGTTATATTTTGATACAGTTTTGGCCTagttactgctctgagtgtgttgttctttcagtcaAAGTTCTTTCATTAAAGCATCTAATAATCCAGTTCGGATCAAATGGCCCTGTTTGGGTCTCAGTTgttcagcagaaatgttttaaatttgtttagtcTCATGTACGGTGGCTGGATGCGGACATACCGCCCCCTCCTGGTCGATGTCGGCTCCTTTCTCCAGCAGGTGCATCACGCAGTCGTAGTGTCCCTTCCTGGAGGCCCAGATCAGAGAGGTGGTGCCGTACTGtccacagagacacacagggcTGTTCAGAGACAACATGGCTGCCGGTCATGATTCATTCTGCCTCTGACTGAGCGTCACCTTGTCTGAACAGTTGACTTTAGCTCCatgctccagcagcagcttaacGATGTCGGCGTGTCCCCGTCCCGCCGCCCAGATGATGGGATACACGCTGTACTGCTCAGACAGGAGGAAGACGAGAGCATGAGGGGGTGACGCTCTGCGGCGGGTCAGCAACATGTGGGGGTCTCACCTGTCCCGTGGTGTTGGGATTGGCTCCGTGCTCCAGCAGCAGCCGGGTCACCTCCACTCGACCTTTATAAGCCGCCCACATCAGCGCCGTCCAGCCGCCCTGAACCACACAACCTCATCTTAGACACACATCCACAGCACATCTGCTCCAACTACGTTTCCCATGAGGCATTGCTCTCCCACCATGTCTCTGTGCTCGATGTAGGCGCTGCtctccagcagctccttcaCCACCTCCAGGTGACCCTCTTTGGCTGCAGAGATCAGAGCTGACCAGCAGTCCTGGAAACACACAGGAAGGCagtgttaccatggaaacagcaGATAATCGACCCACTGGTGTCCTAGCAACCACACAGGAcggaataaaaacacagaggggTGAGCGGCGTTGGGTTCGCTCACCACGTCGTCCAGGTTGACATTGGCTCCCCTCCTGATGAGCTCCTGGACGATCTCCAGGCTGCCCTGCTCCGCCGCCAGCATCAGCGGCGTCTGGCCgttctgcaaaataaacaaacaagtaaacaaaccaaaagacatgagcaaacacaaacacataaaaaacacgCAAACAAAC contains:
- the LOC102219924 gene encoding kinase D-interacting substrate of 220 kDa isoform X2, which encodes MDTTTSIKMTTLAIQNLFSYVEEENLAALKAHLDRFKEVDGRSDNGQTPLMLAAEQGSLEIVQELIRRGANVNLDDVDCWSALISAAKEGHLEVVKELLESSAYIEHRDMGGWTALMWAAYKGRVEVTRLLLEHGANPNTTGQYSVYPIIWAAGRGHADIVKLLLEHGAKVNCSDKYGTTSLIWASRKGHYDCVMHLLEKGADIDQEGANSMTALIVAVKGGYTEVVKELLKRNPNVNMTDKDGNTALMIAAKEGHTEIVQDLLDAGTYVNIPDRSGDTVLIGAVRGGHVEIVRALLHKYADIDIRGQENKTALYWAVEKGNATMVRDILQCNPDTETCTKDGETPLIKATKMRNIDIVELLLDKGAKVSAVDKKGDTPLHVAIRGRSRRLAELLLRNPKDGRLLYRPNKAGETPYNIDCSHQKSILTQIFGARHLSPTETDGDMLGYDLYSSALADILSEPTMQPPICVGLYAQWGSGKSFLLKKLEDEMKTFAGQQIEPLFQFSWLVVFLSLLFCGSIAVVLGFTIDPKLAMAVSLSLLALLYLFFVVVYFGGRREGDNWTWAWLLSTRLARHIGYLELLLRLMFVNPPELPEQSTRALPVRFLFTDYNRLSSVGGETSMAEMIATLSDACEREFGFLATRLFRVFKTEETQGKKKWKKTCCVPSFILFVFVLACLITGMALLAVFKVDGENQTVNAVLIAIGSVVGLALLLNCKTWWQVTDSVLNSQRKRLHGAANRMHKLKSEGFMKVLKNEVELMAKMAKTIDSFTQHQTRLVVVIDGLDSCEQDKVLQMLDTVRVLFSKGPFISIFASDPHIIIKAINQNLNSVLRDSNINGHDYMRNIVHLPVFLNSRGLSSARKMCAAAPANGDAANSEVGWHEELDRKLSQHSLGELTKFGSKTTLNRRDTYRRRQVQRSVTRQMSFDLTKLMVTEDWFNDISPQTMRRLLNIVSVTGRLLRANQINFNWDRLASWINLTEQWPYRTSWLILYLEETDGVPDQAALKSIYERVSKNIPTTKDVEPLLEIDGDIRSFEVFLSSRTPVLTARDVRTFLPCTVNLDPKLREIIADVRAAREQMNLGGVTYPAMPLQEAQPRPTSVYSQVSSACSPSASFSGPFNPPVGGVISPQPHSSYYSGMAGPQHPFYNRPYFSHHLYQLPRPFVAPFPPHLHLRPPPKVSFSRDAGAAAAGSASVVSGVPAVLLSSMTTDGVCERVRQTEGIDQSMVVQYTATIKKANVNGRVLSQCNIDELKKEMNMNFGDWQLFRATILEMRHIESQVLHEETASEQGSVVGVPTEVGRRVMAPPLAGAANADSSPMYSFNLSFEELSGVGLDEAPRPGNMPWMGGAHRTASMTSLNSQESSNDIGKLTDKQQAEYRNAYQEYIAQMAQLEMSGVGEKPVQPQPGQFMTSSAGDKSKDSTEPDGRKSFNKRSSAKLPADNTDFASSGDALDPITEEDEKSGSSKSLLTRKLSAERGGLFQGAGDLKVKAGSGSMRYQKLTSDDEESEESDNPLLPKDGKKLLDAKLPGGSLALKGKDYLSDAMLDKKDSSDSGVRSNESSPNHSLQDEEADLSQLERANLIELDEESAARKRGIPSSLSGLQDPAVTRMSICSEDQCSLLTSSPEESWTSSKSYNLNRTPSNVTLNNNTNAQQGGRPRPPAEGSTSSNQTSTGDVIIPPTTTRPGPNNENVRVVHLKRGLKPGDPPEICTVSSDTVTFGEERESIL
- the LOC102219924 gene encoding kinase D-interacting substrate of 220 kDa isoform X1, whose protein sequence is MDTTTSIKMTTLAIQNLFSYVEEENLAALKAHLDRFKEVDGRSDNGQTPLMLAAEQGSLEIVQELIRRGANVNLDDVDCWSALISAAKEGHLEVVKELLESSAYIEHRDMGGWTALMWAAYKGRVEVTRLLLEHGANPNTTGQYSVYPIIWAAGRGHADIVKLLLEHGAKVNCSDKYGTTSLIWASRKGHYDCVMHLLEKGADIDQEGANSMTALIVAVKGGYTEVVKELLKRNPNVNMTDKDGNTALMIAAKEGHTEIVQDLLDAGTYVNIPDRSGDTVLIGAVRGGHVEIVRALLHKYADIDIRGQENKTALYWAVEKGNATMVRDILQCNPDTETCTKDGETPLIKATKMRNIDIVELLLDKGAKVSAVDKKGDTPLHVAIRGRSRRLAELLLRNPKDGRLLYRPNKAGETPYNIDCSHQKSILTQIFGARHLSPTETDGDMLGYDLYSSALADILSEPTMQPPICVGLYAQWGSGKSFLLKKLEDEMKTFAGQQIEPLFQFSWLVVFLSLLFCGSIAVVLGFTIDPKLAMAVSLSLLALLYLFFVVVYFGGRREGDNWTWAWLLSTRLARHIGYLELLLRLMFVNPPELPEQSTRALPVRFLFTDYNRLSSVGGETSMAEMIATLSDACEREFGFLATRLFRVFKTEETQGKKKWKKTCCVPSFILFVFVLACLITGMALLAVFKVDGENQTVNAVLIAIGSVVGLALLLNCKTWWQVTDSVLNSQRKRLHGAANRMHKLKSEGFMKVLKNEVELMAKMAKTIDSFTQHQTRLVVVIDGLDSCEQDKVLQMLDTVRVLFSKGPFISIFASDPHIIIKAINQNLNSVLRDSNINGHDYMRNIVHLPVFLNSRGLSSARKMCAAAPANGDAANSEVGWHEELDRKLSQHSLGELTKFGSKTTLNRRDTYRRRQVQRSVTRQMSFDLTKLMVTEDWFNDISPQTMRRLLNIVSVTGRLLRANQINFNWDRLASWINLTEQWPYRTSWLILYLEETDGVPDQAALKSIYERVSKNIPTTKDVEPLLEIDGDIRSFEVFLSSRTPVLTARDVRTFLPCTVNLDPKLREIIADVRAAREQMNLGGVTYPAMPLQEAQPRPTSVYSQVSSACSPSASFSGPFNPPVGGVISPQPHSSYYSGMAGPQHPFYNRPYFSHHLYQLPRPFVAPFPPHLHLRPPPKVSFSRDAGAAAASKSSSFKRKQGSASVVSGVPAVLLSSMTTDGVCERVRQTEGIDQSMVVQYTATIKKANVNGRVLSQCNIDELKKEMNMNFGDWQLFRATILEMRHIESQVLHEETASEQGSVVGVPTEVGRRVMAPPLAGAANADSSPMYSFNLSFEELSGVGLDEAPRPGNMPWMGGAHRTASMTSLNSQESSNDIGKLTDKQQAEYRNAYQEYIAQMAQLEMSGVGEKPVQPQPGQFMTSSAGDKSKDSTEPDGRKSFNKRSSAKLPADNTDFASSGDALDPITEEDEKSGSSKSLLTRKLSAERGGLFQGAGDLKVKAGSGSMRYQKLTSDDEESEESDNPLLPKDGKKLLDAKLPGGSLALKGKDYLSDAMLDKKDSSDSGVRSNESSPNHSLQDEEADLSQLERANLIELDEESAARKRGIPSSLSGLQDPAVTRMSICSEDQCSLLTSSPEESWTSSKSYNLNRTPSNVTLNNNTNAQQGGRPRPPAEGSTSSNQTSTGDVIIPPTTTRPGPNNENVRVVHLKRGLKPGDPPEICTVSSDTVTFGEERESIL